Proteins found in one Drosophila innubila isolate TH190305 chromosome X, UK_Dinn_1.0, whole genome shotgun sequence genomic segment:
- the LOC117793767 gene encoding transcription factor Sp9, whose protein sequence is MLTDMTPTAGQLYGSQIPAMAGMNITNLATHLQKPQVNPDHPSLRGTPLAMLAAQCNKLSNKSPPPLADAAVGKGFHPWKKSPNSPAAGNSGTAGGGGGGGGGGGGGGGGGGNVASGSGSSSVGQHSPCAISAVSSSNSSGSVSGNGGAGSSQASRSLLSNTSSSTMVNITASRPLASSCAAMSSSASSYGSDLYFPNTSTSTASMVADNHHMHQGLLSKVEGGAFGSVYSRHPYDWPFNAVTASAHKAAEAASVNSGWWDMHSAAAAGSWLDMGSAAAAGMHSTMANYASAAAAGTDYSSALSHSLSNTAHLLGSGQHLLQDTYKSMLPGQGVGGFSLPHSSPSAAATAASPQASTPSTPSPRSQRRYAGRATCDCPNCQEAERLGPAGVHLRKKNIHSCHIPGCGKVYGKTSHLKAHLRWHTGERPFVCNWLFCGKRFTRSDELQRHLRTHTGEKRFACPVCNKRFMRSDHLAKHVKTHNGTAPNGIKKGSSESCSDSEEAANQSGESNGLGGASSGQQTGAGGGGGGGSASSGSGAGSAGSGAGNNRAGSHPGTPTSLHAHSASSTPSNSLLGGGLHLATPHQMVAAGGSPVMLHQQQQQQQQHSHQSSHQQQQQQQQQFSQQHSHSHPHAHLHHHHHHHMVGASARSPGLDHRLDHSALVDIKPPMV, encoded by the exons GATCATCCCAGCTTGCGCGGTACTCCACTGGCCATGCTGGCTGCACAGTGCAACAAGCTATCGAACAAATCACCACCACCGCTTGCCGATGCGGCTGTTGGCAAAGGGTTTCATCCGTGGAAGAAGAGCCCAAATTCACCTGCAGCGGGAAATAGTGGCACAGCTGgtggcggaggaggaggaggtggtggtggtggaggaggaggaggaggaggaggcaatGTTGCCAGTGGCAGCGGTAGCAGCAGCGTCGGTCAACACTCACCGTGTGCCATCTCAGCAGTCAGTTCGTCAAACTCAAGTGGCAGTGTAAGTGGGAATGGAGGTGCTGGCAGCAGCCAGGCATCGCGTAGCCTCTTATCCAACACTAGCAGCAGTACCATGGTGAACATCACTGCTAG TCGCCCGCTCGCCTCGTCCTGCGCGGCCATGAGCAGCTCGGCGTCCTCCTACGGCAGTGATTTGTACTTTCCAAACACATCCACATCGACAGCAAGCATGGTGGCGGACAATCATCACATGCATCAGGGATTATTAAGTAAGGTTGAAGGCGGCGCCTTTGGTTCTGTGTACTCCCGTCATCCATACGACTGGCCGTTCAATGCTGTGACTGCATCCGCGCATAAGGCGGCTGAGGCAGCGAGTGTTAACTCGGGATGGTGGGATATGCACAGCGCTGCCGCCGCTGGCAGCTGGTTGGACATGGGCAGTGCTGCGGCTGCTGGTATGCATTCGACAATGGCGAACTATGCGAGTGCCGCGGCCGCTGGTACGGATTACAGTTCGGCGCTATCGCATTCGCTTTCGAATACGGCACATTTGTTGGGCTCCGGACAGCACTTGCTACAGGACACCTATAAGAGCATGTTGCCGGGTCAGGGTGTCGGCGGATTCTCTTTACCACATAGTTCGCCATCAGCGGCAGCCACAGCAGCTTCACCGCAGGCTTCAACACCATCGACGCCGTCACCGCGATCACAGCGACGTTATGCGGGTCGTGCGACATGCGATTGCCCCAATTGCCAGGAGGCAGAAAGATTGGGACCAGCTGGGGTGCATTTGCGTAAGAAAAACATTCACTCCTGCCACATACCTGGCTGTGGCAAGGTGTACGGCAAGACTTCGCATCTAAAGGCACATCTGCGTTGGCACACCGGCGAGCGTCCCTTTGTGTGCAACTGGTTGTTCTGCGGTAAGCGCTTCACGCGCTCCGACGAGCTGCAGCGGCATCTGAGGACGCACACCGGCGAGAAACGCTTTGCTTGCCCCGTGTGCAACAAGCGTTTTATGCGCAGCGACCATCTGGCGAAGCACGTTAAGACGCACAACGGCACGGCGCCAAATGGCATTAAAAAGGGCTCCTCGGAGTCGTGCAGCGACTCTGAGGAGGCTGCCAATCAGTCGGGTGAGTCTAACGGGCTGGGCGGCGCGTCCAGTGGCCAACAGACGGGCGCAGGTGGTGGCGGCGGGGGTGGCTCTGCCAGCTCCGGTTCCGGCGCTGGAAGCGCTGGCTCTGGTGCCGGCAATAATAGAGCTGGAAGCCATCCCGGCACCCCAACTTCGCTGCACGCGCACAGCGCCTCAAGCACGCCCAGCAACAGCCTGCTGGGCGGCGGTCTGCACCTGGCCACGCCGCACCAGATGGTCGCCGCGGGCGGCTCGCCGGTGATgctgcatcagcagcaacagcagcagcaacagcactcACATCAGTCGTctcatcagcaacagcaacagcaacagcaacaattctCCCAACaacattcgcattcgcatccaCATGCACATTtacatcaccatcatcatcatcatatgGTTGGCGCATCGGCACGCAGTCCTGGCCTAGATCATCGATTGGATCACAGCGCTTTGGTGGATATTAAGCCACCAATGGTTTGA